The genomic stretch TACACGGGGTTATTACCCAAGAAGTGAAGCCCAATAAGATTGTTTTGGCCTACCCTATAGCTAAAAGTACAGAAGCTTATTTTGCTACTGTAAAATTTGAGCCGGCAGAAAATACAACGCTGGACTTCAAAGATTGGCTTAAAAAAGCAGATGTTTTAAGGGTATTGATCACTAAAAATGATAATGTGACGGTAGAAAAAGTAACTGGTTTTTCACCCGCCCTTAAAGCT from Candidatus Paceibacterota bacterium encodes the following:
- a CDS encoding 30S ribosomal protein S6, which produces MEKMFYKVAVLFKGSLTEEEANAEYTKVTEELKIHGVITQEVKPNKIVLAYPIAKSTEAYFATVKFEPAENTTLDFKDWLKKADVLRVLITKNDNVTVEKVTGFSPALKA